One genomic region from Muriicola soli encodes:
- a CDS encoding protein-disulfide reductase DsbD family protein, giving the protein MKRLISNITFFLIVLVSFAQDGEDPVKWSQELVSLGDLQYELVMKANIEEGWHMYSQFTADGGSLPSEFTYVDSGTGYELIDGTVESETLKEYSDIFEVEETLFKNEAIFKQRIRLLNPDLSQVKVELFYQVCKEVCIPQDKDFYFSLDGTDIKPEEENVDAASMAKADALKLDLKNKEILKGIGGSSSGKDSGLLVIFGLGFLGGLIALLTPCVFPMIPLTVSFFTKKSQTRSKGIFDAGLYGFFIVLIYFLLSLPFHLFDSVDSQILNTIATNIWLNLFFFLIFVFFAFSFFGYYELTLPSSWANKMDSASNRAGGGLGIFFMAVTLAIVSFSCTGPILGGLLGSTALAEGDVATNLSAGMLGFGVALALPFALFAMFPAWLQSLPKSGGWMNTVKVVLGFLELALAFKFLSNADLVGNWGIFKREIFLGIWILIFLLLSMYLFGLFKFPHDGPRTKLSGLRKITAVVTSLFCLYLISGTFQLTNLKLLSGFPPPDFYTLAEQESDCPLGIDCFKDFEAGRAYAEKENKPILLDFTGWACVNCRKMEEHVWSDPEVFQLLNEEFVLISLYVDDRKTLPENEQFKFRYESGRVKSIDEIGEKWGTFQTINFNAASQPYYVMLSPDLYLLNSSIQNTDTATYEKWLKEGLKNFQAYQRNIVISSR; this is encoded by the coding sequence ATGAAAAGATTGATCTCAAATATTACATTTTTTCTTATCGTCCTTGTGTCTTTTGCACAGGACGGTGAAGATCCTGTGAAATGGAGCCAGGAATTAGTATCTCTGGGAGATTTGCAATACGAGCTGGTCATGAAAGCCAATATTGAGGAAGGCTGGCATATGTATTCTCAATTTACTGCTGATGGAGGTTCGCTTCCCAGCGAATTTACCTATGTTGATTCAGGTACTGGATACGAATTGATTGACGGCACAGTTGAAAGCGAGACTTTAAAAGAGTACAGCGATATTTTTGAAGTTGAAGAAACCCTGTTTAAGAATGAAGCCATTTTTAAACAAAGGATCCGGCTGCTCAATCCGGATTTAAGTCAGGTTAAAGTAGAACTCTTCTACCAGGTCTGCAAGGAGGTTTGTATACCCCAGGATAAGGATTTTTATTTTTCCCTGGATGGCACAGATATAAAACCTGAAGAAGAAAATGTCGATGCCGCAAGCATGGCTAAGGCGGATGCCTTGAAACTCGATCTGAAAAATAAGGAGATTTTAAAGGGTATCGGGGGCAGTTCTTCAGGCAAGGACTCAGGTCTTCTGGTCATTTTTGGGCTGGGCTTTCTGGGAGGGCTAATTGCACTGCTAACGCCTTGCGTTTTTCCTATGATTCCTCTTACCGTATCTTTTTTCACCAAAAAATCTCAAACCCGGTCTAAAGGAATTTTCGATGCCGGCTTATACGGCTTCTTTATTGTCCTTATCTATTTCCTTTTGAGTTTGCCCTTTCATCTTTTTGATTCTGTAGACTCCCAGATATTGAACACAATTGCCACCAACATTTGGCTGAATCTCTTCTTTTTTCTGATTTTCGTCTTTTTTGCTTTTTCTTTTTTTGGGTATTACGAACTCACCTTGCCCAGCAGCTGGGCCAATAAAATGGATAGCGCTTCCAATAGGGCAGGAGGAGGTTTGGGGATATTTTTTATGGCTGTTACGCTGGCCATTGTCTCTTTTTCCTGTACTGGGCCTATTCTGGGCGGACTCCTGGGAAGTACGGCTCTTGCAGAAGGGGATGTCGCTACAAATTTATCGGCGGGGATGCTTGGATTTGGGGTTGCGCTCGCCCTGCCCTTTGCCCTTTTCGCCATGTTCCCGGCATGGTTACAGAGTTTACCTAAATCAGGAGGATGGATGAACACGGTAAAAGTGGTTCTCGGGTTCCTCGAACTGGCCCTGGCCTTTAAGTTTTTATCGAACGCAGACCTGGTTGGGAACTGGGGAATATTTAAACGTGAAATATTTCTGGGGATTTGGATTCTGATATTCCTTCTCCTCAGCATGTATTTATTTGGCTTGTTCAAATTTCCTCATGATGGTCCCCGAACAAAACTTTCCGGACTTAGAAAAATCACAGCTGTGGTGACTTCTTTATTCTGTTTATACCTGATCTCAGGGACGTTTCAGCTTACCAATTTAAAATTGCTCAGCGGTTTTCCTCCACCTGACTTTTATACGCTTGCGGAACAGGAAAGTGATTGTCCCCTTGGGATTGACTGTTTTAAAGATTTTGAGGCAGGCAGGGCATACGCGGAAAAAGAAAATAAACCCATCCTTCTCGATTTTACAGGCTGGGCCTGTGTAAATTGCCGTAAAATGGAGGAACACGTTTGGAGTGATCCTGAGGTATTTCAATTGCTCAATGAGGAATTTGTTCTTATTTCACTCTACGTGGATGATCGTAAAACACTTCCGGAAAATGAACAATTTAAATTCCGATACGAATCGGGCAGAGTAAAATCAATAGATGAAATAGGGGAGAAGTGGGGCACTTTTCAAACCATCAATTTCAATGCAGCTTCTCAGCCTTATTACGTAATGCTTTCCCCGGATCTTTACCTGCTGAATTCTTCAATTCAGAATACAGACACGGCCACTTATGAAAAATGGCTGAAAGAAGGATTGAAGAACTTTCAAGCCTATCAACGAAATATTGTGATAAGTAGTCGATAG